One window from the genome of Cucumis melo cultivar AY chromosome 12, USDA_Cmelo_AY_1.0, whole genome shotgun sequence encodes:
- the LOC127144247 gene encoding uncharacterized protein LOC127144247 isoform X2: MPPRTGRRRRQNQDGMQGPTQGPSVGESSTLGVRGGAGNEQFARTTQEIGRTDRAEPSDPEKAYGIERLKKLGATVFEGSTDPADAENWLNMLEKCFDVMNCPEERKVRLATFLLQKEAEGWWKSILARRSDARALDWQTFRGIF, from the coding sequence atgccaccacgtactggtagacgacgccggcagaatcaggacgggatgcaaggtcctacccaaggtccatctgtaggggaatctagtaccctaggagttcgaggtggtgcaggaaacgagcagtttgcgagaacaacacaggaaataggaaggacagatagagcagagcctagtgatccagaaaaggcatacggaattgaacggctgaagaagttaggggctacagtgtttgaaggttccacagatccagctgatgcagagaactggttgaatatgcttgaaaagtgttttgatgtgatgaattgtcctgaggagcgaaaggttagattggccacatttttgttgcaaaaagaggctgaaggatggtggaaatctatattagcaagacgcagtgatgcacgtgctttagactggcagacttttagaggcatattctaa
- the LOC127144247 gene encoding uncharacterized protein LOC127144247 isoform X1 has protein sequence MCLCTGNQIYMSSGVMPPRTGRRRRQNQDGMQGPTQGPSVGESSTLGVRGGAGNEQFARTTQEIGRTDRAEPSDPEKAYGIERLKKLGATVFEGSTDPADAENWLNMLEKCFDVMNCPEERKVRLATFLLQKEAEGWWKSILARRSDARALDWQTFRGIF, from the coding sequence gagtcatgccaccacgtactggtagacgacgccggcagaatcaggacgggatgcaaggtcctacccaaggtccatctgtaggggaatctagtaccctaggagttcgaggtggtgcaggaaacgagcagtttgcgagaacaacacaggaaataggaaggacagatagagcagagcctagtgatccagaaaaggcatacggaattgaacggctgaagaagttaggggctacagtgtttgaaggttccacagatccagctgatgcagagaactggttgaatatgcttgaaaagtgttttgatgtgatgaattgtcctgaggagcgaaaggttagattggccacatttttgttgcaaaaagaggctgaaggatggtggaaatctatattagcaagacgcagtgatgcacgtgctttagactggcagacttttagaggcatattctaa